The sequence ATGCTCCACAACTTTCCCTTTGGAGGGGTTAAAGCAAAGTGAGTGGTCGCTGCCCAGTCGGAGGCGCGATTTGGAATAGAAACTTTCATGGCCGATGCGCCATCAGCTACTCCCTCGGCAACTGTTGCGTGAGAGGCACCATTGTCAGCGTCGACAACCCAAGTAGTCGTTTCGCCCGGTTCAAATGATACCTTTGTAAAAGTTGCTGTTGTTGGAGCTGCTGCCATTACTGCGCCAAAACTAGCAAAAACCATTGCTGCTGCAACAAATTTTATAAACTTTTTCATACAATCATCTCCTCTATTATTATATAAATAATTCTGAACGCCAATTTGCATATTTGCCGTGTTTGTGAAATCCGATATCGAACCAATTGATCCAGTCGGGGTGGTTAAAAATTTCGGTTACAGTACAAGCTGAGAAGTCTTTATTTGATAATGCAGTTTTAATTTCCGAAACAAAAGTTGCGCCAAACTCTTCTTTATCCACTCGTTGAAATGTTTGGAACTGGTCGTTACACCACTTGTGATATTTGCCATTTTCAAAGCCTACGTTGCGTTGATTGTCACTTTTGGTAAAGTTGCCATTGACTACCGCGCCATCTGGCCCTTCTGCAGATTCATATGCGATGGCAGCTGTTTTTAGCATGTTGTACGCATCACCACCTCGTAAGGAGTCGATAATATTGTTGGTTTCGTGTGGGTCTAATGCCAAGTAATACATTTCTTCGTAACCCTGATTGAAATTATAAATATATTTGTAATCTTTGTTACGAGCCATAACCCATCTATTTTTGTTGATATATCCGTTGCTTGCGGTAATGATTTGGCGATTTTTTCCAGCAGCGGTGTCTGCAATAGAAGAGCCGTACAGCTTGTAGTCGCACTGGGGATATTTAACGCCTGCAACGTCAAGGCAGGTAGGCAAGATGTCTAGCAAATCTACAAAATCTTCGTTGGTAGTGCCCGGCTCAAATACTTCGGGATATCTAACTAGCAAAGGAATTCTAACAGCGCTTTCGTATGGCACGCTTTTGCTATAATAGCCGCGGTCGCCAAGCATTTCGCCGTGGTCACTAGTGTAAATTACTAATGTGTTATCAAGTTTGCCCGTCGTCCTTAGATGTTCGATAATTTTGCCGAAGCTTTCATCGACCATGGACACGGCCGTATAATATGCCTCCTGATGCTTTCGAAGTTGAGCGTTGCTATCGTCATCGCCATACCAGCTGTTGTGATTTGGGTCTTCGGGATAATAGCGAGCTTTAGGAATTGCCGCAGGGATGGCAGCGTCTTGATAGATTCCCTGATATTTTGCCGGAATATTCCACGGCGGGTGTGGTTTGATATATCCAACAAATAGGAAAAACGGGTTGTCGCCATTTTGCTCTAGCCAGTTGATCGTTTGATTTTCTACCCAAGCAGTTTCATAATTTTCGTCTTTAACGAGGGACTGTTGCGGAGTGTGATAAGCAAGTGGACGCACACCATGAATATTCTGAACATGCCCATCGCCGTTTGCTTTCAAAAACATAGCGTAATCATCATCTTCTAGTAATTTGGGAATTTCTTCCATGGTAAGGCGATCGCCGTAGCCGTGGTGTTCCTTTACCGGAAAGAAATGCATCTTGCCGATAGAAGCGGTGCGGTATCCGTTTTGAGATAAAATGCGAGGCAATGTGGGAATGCCATAATCTTTCATGGGTTTGCCACCAGCATTTTGAAAGTAGCCGTGAGCTCGGCCAGTCATTCCAGTTAGGAGATCGTGCCTGGCTGGCATACAAACGGGATTGTGAGAGTGAGCATAAGTAAAGGAGCATCCCTCCTTGGCAAGTCGATCGAAATTGGGAGTAATCATGTGGTTAAAACCGAGTTCGCCGATGGTGTCATATCGTTGTTGATCTGCTAAAACAATTAATATATTAGGCTTCATTAAAAGTCCTCCTGTTTAATTTAAAATAACCTTCAAAAATTTCATGTTTTCGGGACGCAATATAATGGTAGAGAGTTTTTGACCAGTAAATAAGTCTACAACAGATGCGATTTTTTTTCCATTGGTGGCAGAAAGCGTAATCTTGCCAGGATTTTTGCCAAGCTGAGTAATGCTCATGACGTACTCATTTTCTGATAAAGGTGCAGTGGCGATGAATGCAGTTTTTTGATCAAAGCCATTTGCCTCTGTGGCAGTAATGACCGGATTTGTACCTTGCGCGACGAGCACTTCAAATGCTTCGGCATGCATGTTAGATAATGTATCGTCATCGGTGGAAACAATTGTGAGATCGCCAACGAGTGTTGTGGTTCGCGGTACTTTATACTCGTTAAACTTGAGACTTGCCTCATCGATAATAACATTGCCACCGTTATCTAAATAATTCTGTAGCGCTTCAAACTCTGCGTCTGTTACATATGGCGTATCATAAACCAAAATTGTAGACCAGTCGTCATTGTCTTGCTTGGCAATAATGTTTGGAGTTACAAAGCCCACACCAGCTTCGGAGAAATACATTTTTTCGTGAATTGCCTTTACAGAATCTACTTTAGAGCTCTCAACAGTTACCGTAGTTTCGGAGTGAAAAATCCGGATAGGGCGTTTACGTGATTGCAGAGCGGCAACTTCGGCGCCAAATGCATTGAGATCATGAGCAGTCTGGGCAATTTCGTTGGTGACAGCAGGCAGCTGGCTAGAGCTTCCGAGAAGGGCAGAACCCAATTTTTGTAAATTTAACGCTCCGTCTGCAGATCGACCCCACACCCAAAATTGGCTAGCATCCAGTCCCAATATAGATTGAAGCCAATACGCAGAGCGCGCAAGTTGCGGATTCATCTTAATGTCGATCCATAGGGTACGGCTAATGATGTGATTTTCGGTATTGACGTGTGCCTTATTAGGTGCGACCGACCACATAAAATCGTAAGGCAATGCCATAGTGATCCAGTCATATGCATAAACGTCGTCCCACCAGAGATCCGCACCTATGTCTCGTGCCCGATGCTGTGAAATTCCAGAGTCATCACCGATAAGAGTGGTGAGTTCTGTGAGGGCTTCAAAATCTAGCCCCGAAGCAGTTTTGGTGTTGATAAAATATTCTGGAATCAGCTTAATAGATGTTTGAGCAGAGGGGTCAATAGCCAAAATTTCGTTATGCATAAACGTAAAAAATTCGGTAACATCTTTTTTGTGGAAGGTGATGTAATCATACCAAGGCGGGGTTCCTTCTATGGCAGGATCGAGAGGCACCTCCAACTCGACACTTGAAAAGTCTGCGAAGTTTGTGTTCCAGTTCGCGTTTAACGATGCGATATCAGAATAAACAGTTGCCAAATAATTTCTAAACTTTTGCATAGTGATAGCAGAAATATTTCCCTCCTTGCCTTGGTTGACATACCATTCTCCTTGAGCAGAGACCCAGTGCGGTTCATTTGCTAGTGTATACCCTAAATCCAGATTGCGGCCAAGTTCGGCATTTGTGGTAACAGCAACATCGATCATTCGCTTCAGGTAATCTAGCATGGCAGGGTCGTTTCGATCATAAGCCACATAGTCGCTAAAACCTTTTGCTGTTGCCTCAGGATGTGCCGCTTTCATAAATGGAGTAATGTTTTTGTGTCCTAGCATAAACGAGGAGATGTTAGGATTTTGGTTGAACAATCTCTCATCAAGTTTAGGAGTGTTCAGAGTGGTGGCACTTTTGAACGTAATGCCAAAATCGATATATCCCGAATCGGCATTCCCCAACAAATTGCCGCCCATAGAATTATCTTCCCAGGTGTAGTTAAAAGGAAATACCACGTTGCCATCATATGTATAATTGCTACCATCCAAATGCACTTGGGTCCAGTCGATTTGAGGGACATCGCGTCTTGTGTAGGTGCCATCTATTACCTTTTCTAGCGTTGCCTGGGCTTCTTCTAGCATTTCGTATACTTGAAAAAATTGGTAAGACGGCATATTTTTAGCAAGCTCCGCGGCATTGGGTTTTGCGAACCAAAGCTTTTCGTAAGTTTGTTTAATAGCTGCAGTATTTGCCTGATCCCATGTGGCACCT is a genomic window of Candidatus Epulonipiscium viviparus containing:
- a CDS encoding sulfatase, whose amino-acid sequence is MKPNILIVLADQQRYDTIGELGFNHMITPNFDRLAKEGCSFTYAHSHNPVCMPARHDLLTGMTGRAHGYFQNAGGKPMKDYGIPTLPRILSQNGYRTASIGKMHFFPVKEHHGYGDRLTMEEIPKLLEDDDYAMFLKANGDGHVQNIHGVRPLAYHTPQQSLVKDENYETAWVENQTINWLEQNGDNPFFLFVGYIKPHPPWNIPAKYQGIYQDAAIPAAIPKARYYPEDPNHNSWYGDDDSNAQLRKHQEAYYTAVSMVDESFGKIIEHLRTTGKLDNTLVIYTSDHGEMLGDRGYYSKSVPYESAVRIPLLVRYPEVFEPGTTNEDFVDLLDILPTCLDVAGVKYPQCDYKLYGSSIADTAAGKNRQIITASNGYINKNRWVMARNKDYKYIYNFNQGYEEMYYLALDPHETNNIIDSLRGGDAYNMLKTAAIAYESAEGPDGAVVNGNFTKSDNQRNVGFENGKYHKWCNDQFQTFQRVDKEEFGATFVSEIKTALSNKDFSACTVTEIFNHPDWINWFDIGFHKHGKYANWRSELFI
- a CDS encoding beta-galactosidase; its protein translation is MKKFIAGLAVALCTTPAFAGSVEHDFYIDTDLNYYGSSMGADAQQKLAEFKVMVDQARDSGIEVTREETVIEAAELFIKGATWDQANTAAIKQTYEKLWFAKPNAAELAKNMPSYQFFQVYEMLEEAQATLEKVIDGTYTRRDVPQIDWTQVHLDGSNYTYDGNVVFPFNYTWEDNSMGGNLLGNADSGYIDFGITFKSATTLNTPKLDERLFNQNPNISSFMLGHKNITPFMKAAHPEATAKGFSDYVAYDRNDPAMLDYLKRMIDVAVTTNAELGRNLDLGYTLANEPHWVSAQGEWYVNQGKEGNISAITMQKFRNYLATVYSDIASLNANWNTNFADFSSVELEVPLDPAIEGTPPWYDYITFHKKDVTEFFTFMHNEILAIDPSAQTSIKLIPEYFINTKTASGLDFEALTELTTLIGDDSGISQHRARDIGADLWWDDVYAYDWITMALPYDFMWSVAPNKAHVNTENHIISRTLWIDIKMNPQLARSAYWLQSILGLDASQFWVWGRSADGALNLQKLGSALLGSSSQLPAVTNEIAQTAHDLNAFGAEVAALQSRKRPIRIFHSETTVTVESSKVDSVKAIHEKMYFSEAGVGFVTPNIIAKQDNDDWSTILVYDTPYVTDAEFEALQNYLDNGGNVIIDEASLKFNEYKVPRTTTLVGDLTIVSTDDDTLSNMHAEAFEVLVAQGTNPVITATEANGFDQKTAFIATAPLSENEYVMSITQLGKNPGKITLSATNGKKIASVVDLFTGQKLSTIILRPENMKFLKVILN